The Bacillus sp. NEB1478 genome contains the following window.
CCAATACACATAAAGGTCTTCCATTCCCATATATCTGGTATTTTTTTGAACATAAGAGCTTTTTTCCTCATAAAAAAACAGGAGAACCGCCCATTCTCCTGACATATCTCAGTTTTTCATTTCAATTTTATCTAAGCTTTCTCTTAAATTTGCAGTATCTAAATTTTCTCCAATAAAAACAAGCCGAAGGGGCATTTTCATGAGTTCTTTTTCATAATTGGGGAGCCCGTAAGAATATTGAAACAAATAGATTTGTTCGTCTTCAAGTTTAATATATCCTTTGATTCGATAGATAGAGGATGGCATATTCCGCAGCCAATTTTCCAATACTTCTTTCTTAACAGCACCTTTAAAAGGATAAACCCACGTTTTGACTTTCAGTTTCGCTGCAGAAACAGGCTGATGTTCTTTTCGTTCTTTTTGAGTTAAGTTCATCAATACATTAAGATCAACTTTCGCAAAGTCAGTCAGAATAAAAGGGGTTCCTTCATTCAAACGTTTTGCATCATCTTGCAGCTGCTGAATCTCATTTTCATTTAACTTCTTGCTCTTATTCCAAATGAGGTAATCCGCATGCTTAATTTGCTCGATCATCAGCATTTTTGATTGTACACTCATCGAGTCACGATTTAGCCAGCGAGGTGCATCCATCACGGAAACAATACCTGCCACATACAATTCGTCCAATAGATAAGGCGATAAACAAGCATCTACGACATCGATCGGATGAGCCGCACCCGTTGCTTCAATAATTAACGTATCCAATTCATTCTCTTTACACAGTGCCCAAAGCTGTTTTTCAAGTTGATCTGACAAAGAACAGCAAATGCAACCGTTAAGAAGCTCTTTTAACGGAACTTCACCTGGAACCGCATCAGAATCAATTGAAACTTCCCCAAGTTCATTCATTAAAACTGCTGTTTTGTGATTCAGATCTTTTTCCCGCTGCAAAATCTGTTTCAGCAGTGTCGTTTTCCCGCTTCCTAAAAAGCCACCGAGGATCAATACATTCGCTTTTTTCATACTGCACCTCATCATCAATAATCATCCACTTATTTTACTATATTAAAAGTGACATAGAAACAATGCACCTGAGAAAACGTCACTGACGAAGAGATTCGCCGCTTATCAATCAACAAATCAACAAATAAAAAACAGCCTTGATCAAAGGCTGTTCACATTAGTTTTCGTTATTAATTTTTTAATGATATCAAGACTAACTTCTTCCCAAAGAGCGTGGTCAGTCGTAAATAATGAAGCGATTTTTTCTGCAAAAAGCTTGAATGCTTTTTCATATCGTGGATCATCCTTGGCTGGAATCTTCTTTTTCCGCTCTTCTACCAGCTGTTGTAATTTCGGTGCACGCGGGCCCCACTTTGCTATTTCTTTTCCTTTTTCATCAATAAATATGATGATTGGGATCGATTTCGATTTATTTGTTAAATAGCGTTCCATTAATTCAGGATTCTGGTCACGTAAAATAAAACGCACATCAATCAGCGCTTCATCAGCCATACGCATAAATACAGGGAGATTCAGCATTGCATCACCACACCAGTCTTCTGTGATGGCAATTGCTCTCAACCGGCTCTTTTGCATGCCTTGTAATGCATCTTTCATCGGATCTGGCAGAACAAAAGCATTATAGATGGTTAGCAGGTTATCTTTGTGTGTTTTCATATTGTTTATATAGTCATAGCGTGTCATGCCTTTTTCAAACCATGGATTGAGGTCTGCCATTTTGTCTTCCTCCCTGTTCTTTATCTATTCTTATTGTAACCAAACAAGGGGGAGTTGTGGCAATGAAAACGCCTAAATTTTTTTAATTGCTACTTTTATCCCGCGCGATGTTTTTTCTGAAGTTGGGAAACAGCGAACAAAAGCAAGTATCTTTCATGCGGCGTTAACCGAAGCCAGTCCTTCACTTTGTACTTCATACTGATTTCCACCTTTCGCTAACATTTAAACCTTGTATTATAGTTTATACCACCTTTTCTAATAAAAGAAACTATTTTAAACACATAAGTTTTCGCCAATTTCTTTTGTTTTTCGAGGATTTTCTTCTGTTTTCATTATTAATAAAATATAGTGTAACGAACACACGTTTGCTATATAATGGAAATGCAATTATAAATTTTTTTGTGAGAGGGAGAGTTTGATGGACTTTACGAGTATGAACATTTGGGCTATTCTTTTGTGTGTCGCTGCGAACGGTATTTTAGGAGCATTATGGTATTCACCCGTTCTGTTTGCCAATCAATGGGTTGCTGCAAGAGGTTTGAAAATGGAAGAGATCAATAGAAATGGCATGGGATCCTCTTATGCATTCATGATGATCGGAGCACTGATTTCAGCCATTTCTTTATCTCTCATTCTATCTTCATTTGAAAACATGACGATCGGCACAGGAGCATTCACAGGATTTCTGTGTGGATTTGGTATTGCCTCAATGAGAGAACTGGCACCAACGATGTTTGAAGACCGCAGCAAGAAATTATTCTTTATCAGTGCCGGCTATCACACGGTATCACTTACACTTATGGGAATCATTATTGCAGCTTTCATCTAAATAAAATGATTTAAGAAACTCTTCACGGGGAATCATTTGGATAAAACCAATGAGGAGTTATGTATCTATGAAAACATTAAATGAAGATGTGAAAACTTTATTTTTCTCAGATGACGGAAAGATTCCGAATCATCCATCATGGCCAGTGCTTTTATATGTCGGCGCATTAAATGAAGTGCCAGAAGATGCATTGAATGTGTTTGAAGTGAACGGCTGGAGCAACGGCTGGGAAAACGGTGTGTTTGATTATCACCATTACCACAGCAATACGCATGAAGTACTTGCTGTCATAAGCGGAGAGGCTGTGATTCAGCTTGGCGGTGAAGAAGGTGTTCCTTTAGAAATTTCGGAAGGGGACGTAATCATTCTGCCGGCGGGAACTGGACACAAAAAGATAAGTGCCAGTAATGATTTTAAAGTGGCAGGTGCTTATCCAAACGGTATGGAGCATGATTTAAAAAAAGGTCTTGCTGATGATCGTCCAGAAGTTTTAGACAACATTATGCTAGTTCCGTTTCCAGACACCGATCCTGTTTTCGGAAAAGAAGGACCGATGTTCGAACTATGGAAAAGCTAGGATTCTTGAGATCCTAGCTTTTTTGTTTCCACCAAAATGAATGCGGATATTCAGATTTAGTTAAAATCACAGTCTCCCCGATTTTCGGTGTTGAAACGGTAACATCTAGAGCAGAGGCAGCTTTTATAGCTCGTTCTACCGGCTCTGTCCAATCATGCAATGACAAGGTGAAAGCACCCCAATGAATCGGAATCAAAAGCTTTCCTCCCACATCCAGATGAGCTTGGACGGTTTCTTCCGGCAGCATATGTATCGCAGACCATTTTTCATGATATTGACCGCATTCCATTAATGTTAAATCGAATGGACCATATTTTTCACCGATCACCTTGAAATGGGGACCATATCCGCTGTCACCGCTAAAATACAGGTTGAAGTCTTCCCCTTTTATCACCCATGAACACCATAATGTAGAATTTCGGTCTGTTAAGCTTCTGCCCGAAAAATGTCTCGAAGGTGAACAAACGAGTTCGAGTCCTGCCAACTCTACTTCATCCCACCAGTTACATTCTTTTATTCTTTCTTTCTGAATCCCCCATCTCTCTAGATGGCCACTTACTCCTAAAGGAACAACAAACTGGGAAACTTTTTCCTTTAGTTTTTTTATCGTCCCATAATCAAGATGGTCATAATGATCGTGTGAAAGAATGACGAGATCGATTTCAGGCAGTTCTTCGATTTTGAAAGGCAGTTTCTTGCTGTACCGTTTGTTTCCGAAAATCGGAACCGGTGATGGGGCATGACCAAACATCGGATCGATCAATATGTTCTTCCCATTTGTTTGCAGCAAAAATGCAGAATGACCAAACCAAGTAATTTTCGTTTGGTGATCACTGGTTTGTGCAGTTAGGTTTAATGGTTCGATCGAAATCGGCTGTTTAGGCTGCCTATTGGGATTTCCTTTTATGAACTCTTTTAATACTGGCAGCATCTCCCGGAAGTTCGTCGCCATCACAGTTGGTATCTGATTAACGAATGTTCCTTCAGAAAAATGGTCTAGCCTATCAAATTCGCTTTTCATATTTTGGGATGGCGGCCTTCCGAAAACAGGATTTAGCGTCAAAAATAATACGGTGATTAATAGTATGGTGAACAGGATTAAGCCAATTATGATCATGATTCGTTTCCTCTCTGCAATACAATGGTATAAAATATACTACCGATTAAAGGAAGCGAAATCAATTTTTGGGATTGTATTAGATTTAGTGATATTTTTAGTTGCATGAATCAAATTTATAATTGCTCTTTTAAAAAAACGATATCTTCTACCTTCACAATCAGTAGCTTTCCCTCTTGAGGTGAGCCTCTTTTACATTATGATAAGATATATACAGAAAACTCACTTAAAAGGTTGGGAGAATTTTGAAGGAAAGTAGAGTGAAAAAGGTAGCTGTTTGCTGGAGTGGCGGGAAAGATTGTTGCCTTGCATTATACCGTACACTAACAGAAAACCATAAAGTAATTTGTTTATTATCTATGGTTTCAGAAAAAGATGCTCGAAATCACGCACATGGAATACAATTAGACATTTTAAAATTACAAGCTGAAGCTTTGGGATTACCTTTAATTTTGGTAGATTCAGCAGGGGAATATGAGGTCTCATTAAAAAGGGCACTTTCCCTCCTAAGAGAGCGATCTGGCGTAGAATCAGTTGTATTTGGGAGTTTATACTCGAATGAAGATAGAAGGTGGAATGAGCAAGTAGCCTATCAATCTGGAATTGAGCCTCTATTTCCAGTGTGGATTTCGCAAAACCACTCTTCCAAACTTCTTTTTGATTTTATATCGCTAGGTTTTCAGTCAGTAGTTTGTCGTGCGTCCACTGAGTATTTTGACCAAACATGGACAGGTAGAGATGTTGATTGGAGCTTTTATGATAAGATCAATCAAACAGCTAGTTGCGTTATGGGGGAATTAGGGGAATACCATACATTTGTTTTAGATGGTCCCATTTTTCATAAAAAAATCGAAATAACGAGATCAGATGCTGTTTTGAATTCGGGATTATGGTCTTTAGATATTCAATCGTGCCGATTATTGGACAAAAATTAAATCAGCTGTTTGGCATCATTGAACGAACGGGGTAGTTTAGTCAGAAGAAGAACCATATTAATAAAGGGATTTTTTTAGAAGTAAAGAAAGTATATAATTTATTTATTAATGATATTCATGAAAGAATCATCAACTATACCGAAAGAGAGTTGATTTAGTATGAATAACCTCACGAAAATGAAAATTGTAAAGCCAGCTAATGAAGTATTTGAAGCCTTTGTAGATCCTTCGTTAATCGGAAATTTTTGGTTCTCATCGAGCTCTGAAAGATGGGAAAAAGGCAAGACGGTTATATTGAAATATGATGAGTACAATGCCCAAGGGGAAATAGAAGTAATGGAAGTTGAAATAAATAAGAAAATAGTGTTCCAGTGGGGGAAGGGACATATTGTTACCATTACTCTTAGAGAGTTGGATAACTCGAGTACAATTGTTGAAGTTAACGAAGAAGGTTTTAAAGAAAGTGATGAAGAAGTAATAACTCTAATGATAGATAATAAAGAGGGATGGGTTTATATGTTGACCTGTTTAAAGGGTTATTTAGAATATGGTGCTAATTTGAGAGCAGCATTAGTTAAATAACTTATGCCTACATATGAATGTATGAAAACCAGGAGGATATGTTATCTCCTGTTTTTTTTGCGAACAAGACTTTTGCTCCAAATACCCGCGAACAGACAACATTCTACAATTTCCGCAAACCTTTTAGCCCTTTCACATAACAATACTAAAAAGCTGATCTATATATGGACACCATTTTGTCCAAAAGATCAGCTTTCGTTTAAGTTATTCATTTTTATGCAGTATCCTTTTCTTTTTTCTTTGTGACTTTCTTTCGTCTTTTCTTTTTACGCTCGAGTTCTTCTTTTTGTGCTTGTATTTTCGCACGCCGCCTCATCTCTTCATAAATCCTTACACAAAGAGTAGCAAAACTAATCAGCAGTGCCAGGATTTTAAACGCCATCTTCCATCACGCCTTTCCCAAAATAGAAATTGCGCGCTGTTATGAATCTGACTCTATTGATGCAGCCGTTTCGACCGGAGTTCTCATCACTCTGAAATTCTCTTGGTCACACACCGCTTTCTCTTGCGCATTTAATACGAGCAGACCGTTTCCTTCTGCTTTTTTCGTTAATCCGATGCTTAATGTATTTTTAACTAATTGAGCATATACTTCTGCCTCAGTCAGCTTACGCCCAAATAACTTTTCTTCTCGTGCGATCAATAAAGCTGCAGCACCTGAAACATGTGGTGTAGCCATAGATGTTCCAGACAGCTTGGCATATTTATTTCCAGGATACGTTGAGATTACATTAACACCCGGTGCTACTAGGTCAATTTCATCATTGGTGTTCGAGAAGGAAGCCAGCTTCATTTTGGCGTCCACTGCACCCACTTCTACTACTTCTTTATAAGCACCAGGATAAGCAAACTCATCTGTGTTCTCTTTGTTGTCCCCCTCATTTCCAGCCGCGCATACTACTAGCACATCTTCTAATACTGCCCGTTGAATGGCTTCATGCAGTTCAGGCACATCTTCTGGACCACCGAGGGACATCGAAATAACACGGACACGCTCATCATTTTCGCCGCGCCACTCAACAGCATAATCAATTGCGTCAATGATTCCCTGATATGATCCGCTTCCGTCTTTTCCGAGGACTCTGCAGATCAGGAGTTTCACTTCTGGTGCCACTCCTGCTACACCCGCCTCATTAAGAGTTGCAGCAATGGTTCCGGCTACGTGTGTTCCGTGGTAATGAGCATCTGTGTAATCATCCGGGTTACTGTCTACAAAATTCCGGCCACCCGCAATTCGATCCTTTAGTTCTGGATGACTTGTGTCACAGCCCGTATCAAGTACGGCGACTACAACGCTTTCTCCTGTTTCTCCTTCTCGCCAAAACGATGGTGCATTGATCATTTCAACGCCGTATGGAATTTCCTCTTTTGCAGACTGCAAGACTTCTTCCATAACATATGGAATTAAACGAACTTCACTCATTATGCTTACCTCCTTTTTTTAATCTTAAGACATTGATTTGGTTCAAGACAGGAGTTGCAAAAAAGATTTGTGGAGTTCTTGCTGCGATTTACAAAAGGTATGAGAAGACGTATACGAAGATGAAGTGATCCTCCTTTCCAAAATCATTTTTCGGAAACTGATGATCTAAGGTGAAGGATGTTATTATTACTATTCTATCAAACTGTAAAATGCTGTAACAAGTCCTATTTTAAAAATGAGTCTATTTGTTCAAATCGACATAAAATGCATTATTATTAAGGTTATTCTAATCATTTATCCTTTCATTCGACAGAATCCCCCCGTTCAATGATACTATTTCACAAAAGGAAAAACTCCCAAACCGAGAGTAATCTCCGATTTTGGGAGTCTTCTATTTTTTATCTAATAACTTAGTAGCGAACAGCATCCGCTGCGTTTACGCGGCCTTTAGAGAAGTATGTTCCTGTTCCAGAAACTGGATCTGCTGTATTCTCAATCGCTGCACGGATGTTGGCTGCACTGCGCCCTTGGGAAGCTAAGAGTCCTGCAATTCCTGCTACAAGCGGAGTCGCCATTGATGTACCAGACATGTATGCATATCCGCCGTTACGGATTGTAGATGCAATATCTACGCCTGGAGCTGCAACATCAACCCAAGAACCATAGTTAGAGAAAGAAGCTAATGTATCATTTGTTCCTGTTGCTGCTACTGCGATTGCGTTTGAATAGTAACCAGGGTAACTTGGAGCTGAAGTACTTTCGTTACCAGCTGCTGCTACAACAACTACACCTTTGCTCGCTGCATAGTTTACTGCATTTTGCAGAGAAGTTGCACCACTTGTCCCGCCAAGACTCAATGAAACAACCTTTGCACCATTATCTACTGCATAATAGATTCCATTTGCAACATCATCTAGAGTACCGCTTCCGTTTGCATCAAGAACACGAACTGCAAGAATGGAAACGTTTGGAGCCATTCCAGCGATACCTCTCGCATTGTTCGTTGCTGCTGCAGCGATACCTGCACAATGTGTACCATGGTTGTTTAAATCCATTGGATCAGTATCATCACTAACGTAGTCATATCCTTTAACTACTTTCCCTGCCAGATCAGGATGATTGTAGTCAACTCCTGTATCGACGATCGCCACTTTTACGCTGGATGAACCACGAGTGATATCCCAAGCAGATTGTGCGCTTACTTTTTGTGGAGCCCATTGCACGCCATTTGAGAAGTACGTATCATTCGGTGTCCAGGTAGCGTGGTATGTATAGTTCGGCTCTGCGTACTCTACCTTACCGCTTTCCTTGTATTCTTTAATCGCTGCGTTAACATCTCCATCTTTAACTTTGATTACGGCGAACTTTGAATTATTCTTTACCACTTCATCTTTTGCTTTTACAGCAAACGATTTTGCTGCTGATTCTGACACGCTGTCTTTAAATTTTACAATAATTTCTTGAGGAGTATTTGTCACCTTCTTTTCAGTTTGCACTGCCGCTGCTGCTGGTGACGCAAGAGAAATAACTAACGGTACTACTGCTGCCATAGTGGCGATTTTCTTAATCATTTACTTCACTCCTTTGAATTTTTGTTTGCTAGCAATTTCTAATATAGGGGTGAAATAACAGAAAATAAAGAAAAATTTTACTATTCTAACAAAAACAAATATATCCTACTAAAATTTTAAAGTTATAACTTAAAATGGGTAAAAAGTCATTTGTAACGCTTTAGATTTTATCTATCTTTTCTCATATCTGACTAAGCCTGATGCACTATTGTTAATGGTGGCTTCTCTATCAAAATGCTGGTGCATTTATTTGTTTATTTCACCACATTTTATTTTATTTAAATGGTTTACTATATCGAACTTTTCATAGATATTTTCTTTTTAAATAAGGATTTGTTTAAATTCTTACGTATGAGGAATAGCTATAGTAACAAGCTAATTTTTCAGGAGGGATATTCGTATGTTAAACGCAGGCGATCAAGCACCAGATTTTACTTTGTACAATGAGACAGGAGATCCTTTTTCCTTCCATAAGCATCTGGAAAAAGACGACCGCTTCCATCTGCTAGTCTTTTTTCGAGGCGAATGGTGTCCGGTCTGTAATGATCAATTAAAAGAACTGGAACAAAACCTCGACACCTTTAAAGAATTAAACGTTCATATCCTCGCCATTTCCACGGATGAACGAGAGAATTTGAACAAAATGAAAGAAACACACGCTCTTTCATTCCCTGTATTCAGCGACCCTGAGCGTAACGCCGCAGAGCCATATGGTGTGCACTATCATAATAATGATGATCTATATGAAGATCACGGAGGTCATGGGGAACCGGCTATTTTTTTAGTCGATAATAAAAAACGCGTCCTTTATTTAGATGTTCAAACTGGACCGTTCGGGCGTCCTTCTGCTGAAGATTTAAGAAAGACGATTAAATATATTAAAAAGACATTAAAAGAGTGAGGGCGTTTGCACCTCACTCTTTCTTGTATTCACGACAGTATTACTGTCCTAGTTAAATTTTTGATAAATCTTCTGACAACGTAGATATATGATAGCTTAGCCCTCTTCCCCTCCAACAAAATAATCATTTTTACGGTAAGATAAAGCACTTAAGTGAGCGACGAGTTCTGTTTCATTCTCTACTGTAACTTCATACCAAGAAGTGCGGTTATTCCGTTTAATCTCTGTTGCTTTTGCGGTAATTTTCTCACCTTGGCGGCTTGCAGCCAAATACCCTATGTTCACTTGTAAACCAACCGATGTTTTCCCGTATGAATTACATGCTACAGCAAATACAAAATCAGCGATTGCAAACAATACAGCACCGTGTGCCGTTCCATGGGCGTTCAGCATATTTTCTGTAATCGTCATCTCGGCAATTGCACTGCCTGGACCCATAGCCATCAACTCGATTCCGAGCCATTTGGCAAATGTATCTTGGTTCAGCTTTTCACGAATTTCTTCTGCATATTGGTAGTGTACCTCATTGTCATCTCGTTTTGTTTTCACTTCTATCACCTCTTTTAGAAAATTCTTTTCCCATATATGAAACACCTTCAACTACTTAATAACATTCTTTTAAATCATACGGTTATGTAAACTCTTAACCGTCTCACCAGATTTGTAAAGAATAACAAATGTAAAGCTAGGATACCTTACTGCCAACTGTTTTAAGGAAAGGCAATTCTACACCCCCTTCTGTTCAAATACAATTTTTGTGCATAACACTTCACATTTCCAATAAATAACCGTACAATGTAATAACTAATCCAATAAGAAAGGTCGGAATTAAAATGACAAACAACATTTCTTCAATCCCCAGACCTTTAGTCCGTACGAATCAATGGTTTATTTTCTTATCTGTCGTTGCCACTTGGCTAACGGGGCAAGCTTGGATTCTCTTACTTCCATTAACAGCTGGATTGCTGGGCATGTTCCTGAATTTTAATCCTATTATGAGAGCGGCTAAACTATTTTTGAAGAAAAAGCCGTCAGAATATATCCCAGAAGACAAAGATCAGCAGCAATTCAACCAAGTCATCGCCATCTCCCTTCTTGCCATGGGCTTCATTAGCTATATGATGAACTGGTCTACTATTGCCGTCGTTGCTACGGTCATGGTTGCAGCAGCCTCATTTATCGCTATTTTAGGCTTTTGCATCGGCTGTTTCATCCGCTTCAGATGGCAGCAATATCGGTATCACAAGACACATAAAACACAGTAACTAATGCTAATATAATTAAAGACTCCTGATTTCAGGAGTCTTTTTCTATTAATATAAAGCCTTATGAGAAACTTTAATAAACGGTGCTGGCTAAAAAGGAGCGCAATTTTGCAGTAGTTTATCTCTTTTTTGTCGCAAGAAAAAAATGACCTAAACGTGTTCTAAAAACACTCTATTAGGTCATTTTCTTTGTTATTTGAAGTTATAAAGAAGAAGATTATAATTATTCACCCTCGACTGCACCCAATTCTAAGGCTAACTCAATAATTGACTCATTAATCCGCCATACATAATAAAGATGATGGACAAGGTCACGTTGAGATTCTTTTCTTGTTGGTGCAAGCCGTTCAATTTGTTCCCTTTCATGGTTAAGGCTATAGATCGTAGCTTTAATTTCGGTTCTTTTTATCAGATCGTTTAATGAATCGATGTTACGACTCACTTTTTCTTCCATTTTCTCAAAGACTGCAGTGAGTTCCTCTGGGTAGTCAAATCCTTTTCGATACGAAGAGGCGACTAAATGCCTGGCATAATAATTGATTGCTGCTAATACGGTCATCCATCGGGTTATATCCGCATGGGTAGCAGATCCTGGCCGCTGAAAAAGCGATTGAGACTCGTCCCTAATCGACTGAAGCTTTTGATCCAAATGAAAGGCGCATTCGGAAAGTTCTTTTATGTTCACATCTTCTCTAAATCCTCTTATATACTCCGTTACAAATGGTTTAAGCTCGTCAAAGAAATCATTGATTGACTCACTTACTTTATCTTTTGTCTTCTTAGGAAATACAAATGTTGAAACGCCCAAGGCAATAGCAGCTCCAATAATTGTATCAAGTACGCGGGCACCAATCAGTGAAAAAGTGATTCCACCGAGCAATATGTCATACATAAATGCGATGAGCATCGTAATAAACACATTCATTAGCGTATACGAAACGGTCAACAAATAAAAAGCTAAAAACACGACGACAAATATAAAAATGACCTCAATAAAAGATTGTCCAGTAAGCAATTTTGCGAGCGTAAATCCAAGAACTGCTCCAATAATAGTTCCAAGTGAACGCTGAAATCCTCTCGTGTATATACGCCCAATCGAATCTGTTCCGAGTAAGACAACAAACGCCGTAAGAAGAATCCAGTATGGTTTTGAAGGGGAGATAAATTGACCAATAATGATGGCCAAAACGCCTGTTACCAATGCCTGATAAGCTTTTTTCGTAGATGGCTTGAGCCCTTTTTCTTCGTTATCGCCTTCATCATCATTTGGTTCCTCAGTCACTTCTGATACATTTCCTTCTATGTATTTACGATGCAGAGACTGCTGAATCGTAACGGCACCTTCAATTACAT
Protein-coding sequences here:
- a CDS encoding FUSC family protein is translated as MKQLHRKHYWLGRLLASDPGYIRLHKAARATVSLMVSIFTTLFILHTTGKPLLTPAIVSGMIGMMGIMVVVDETKKEMKVTTLWLGVSAMIGVTLGSLFANHAYYIDVLLVLIVFSTFYFTRFGVRYFSLFMIGFMTVYFSSVLKLSSVQLPWFYMGIAIGIFYAYVLNFILFQSTAKNLKRSIRSFHIQSNLTLNLLIKGVQDKGLNQKQRKNIQKNVMKLREYAIIVSGYINSDDVQKTWPGLTPVQLRLYVFDTGMLIETLTDSIRGLKNADALEIDEIRYLLIWVTESLRDAEVLAPNYEEQNLEEAERAVQKLRQLIMDLLNRDQQPKGWVFLIRRIESIANHVIEGAVTIQQSLHRKYIEGNVSEVTEEPNDDEGDNEEKGLKPSTKKAYQALVTGVLAIIIGQFISPSKPYWILLTAFVVLLGTDSIGRIYTRGFQRSLGTIIGAVLGFTLAKLLTGQSFIEVIFIFVVVFLAFYLLTVSYTLMNVFITMLIAFMYDILLGGITFSLIGARVLDTIIGAAIALGVSTFVFPKKTKDKVSESINDFFDELKPFVTEYIRGFREDVNIKELSECAFHLDQKLQSIRDESQSLFQRPGSATHADITRWMTVLAAINYYARHLVASSYRKGFDYPEELTAVFEKMEEKVSRNIDSLNDLIKRTEIKATIYSLNHEREQIERLAPTRKESQRDLVHHLYYVWRINESIIELALELGAVEGE